Genomic segment of Benincasa hispida cultivar B227 chromosome 1, ASM972705v1, whole genome shotgun sequence:
ATTAGAGAATAACAGGTTTGATAATAACTAGAGAGAGACAGGTCTTTGGTACCTAATTCGGTATACACATATGCTTTGGGCCATTTATTAGGGTGCTTTGTCTTTCGAGGGTCGCTTGCATGTATGAAAGAGATTTGCTATGTTATGCATCCTAAGAGTACTCAATGTATATAGTATGACAGAGATTGCTTTGTTACGTGCCTATAGATTTCATGGGACATAGTATGACAGAGATTTCCTCTACTGTGTGTTAGAAGATTTCTTGATGCATAGTATGACAGCGATTACTCTGTTGTGCGTGTTGAGTTACTCTATGGCAGTATGATAGAGATTTAAGTTCtgaaacccagatttccatttttcctacttaagcaggtaattaAGGGAACTAACTGAgtgtaagttaaatcctatattgaagaaaaggaaatttctaagtgttgaatagattttccttgagtagtttggaGATAAGCCTTtactagtgaaaatttggctaagtgtaaagtaaaaaagaaaccaTGCGTGTGGTTTTAGGAAACATTAATCGCATGAGATGAGGTTGAGTAAGTAGAGGTTTAAAAGAGATTAAGCTTTGAAGCAAAGAAAACCATgtgtttgtaaggttggacgcaaGTTAGctgaagtattggcaagaggcgttgccaaaagttgctcatgcgttgagGTTGCATGAGCGAGagcagagagagcgagatgttgagtGCAAGGTGCTAGgaaaatgatcgtatagctttggGTGGCGCTAAGCGATGCGCTAGGCGATTGTGTAACTCGCGCAGCGTTAAGCGATGTGAAGAGatgcgctacacgatcgagctatATGATAGGCGTTAAGAACTAAACAATCAATGTAAATGCTAGATGATAAACGTGAAAGCTAAACGATAGTGCTATGCAATagcactatacgatagtgttaAGCATTGAGcaggcgctagacgatgagcttaGACGCTAGACGATGTGCGGGCGCTAAGCGATAACATATATGATGGAACTAAATGATAGGTGCAGCAGCTAAGCGATAGGCTAtgcgcgagatcgttgagagtgggatgtttactaaatgattgagctacacgatggggcgttggtgctatgcgatggacgcaggCACTAGACGATTACAGCAAGAGACAATGAGAGAGCTGGTTGTTAAGCGACAGTGAGATATTTAgtaaacgatggagctaagcgatgaagTGCAAGACTTGCAAGATGGACTAAACAATGGAGCGGTGCTGAGGCTTGTGTTACACAATGTTGATGAGCTCATTCGAACAAATGGCTATACCGAGAGATGGTTAGACTTGAGTTAATAGAAGTTAGACgaattaagtttcatgcaagggaagtcttatgcatgaggcaGATAACTCAAGTAGGTGTGTGGTATGAGAGTAGGTGAATGGCAtggaagtaggtggtggcaaaacaTTGTACAAACACTTCAAGAGGGAGGTGTCTTGCATTAGAGGCTTAGTAAAGatgagaaggatcatttcctttggcttataaataccaccacaagatgtCTCTTTAGTTCATAagccaaatatttttcaaagaaCGTAAGGAAGAGTGTTAGAAAGTAGATTTGGAGGAGGTCATGTGTTGATAATGAAGTTCCAAGAAGGAGAAGTTGTCGAACAGTGAAGTCTGAAAGTAGCATCAATTTTCGACGACgatttctcccagaatacttgtgcgtttggagtgatttcaaatccACCTGAAAGCTCTTGGAGTTCAGTTTTCAAAGTAGGGTTTTCGGAGAAGAaactccaaggaatcgggctgaaGAGTGAAGAAAatacagaagggtcgagctgtagggtaagcttgggccagtcatGATGTTTTGaggattccagccaaaccacgagaagtttcGAGCTAAGACTTTAAGgcaagcttcctgagacattttagagcatgtttggaactataagtaatctgagcttaaaattgaatatggattttagggttcaaaagggagttGAGGtaatcaaggaacttctaaagaggaagattcctatccttaccaaggtgagtggtacattcctttaagtcttaagcatatattttagagtaaattgtatatgtaTAAGAATGAAAATATACGATTAGGATGGTCAaagggtcaatagacctagttcctgagccctaaatggaacctcacgggatggttaGGGGActgagaggtctagttcctaagcctgtgggaggaacctcgtatgggatggtcagagagctgacgggcctagcttctgagcctatgaacggggagctatgtgcacatagggaaCAAAGGGAACGCATGAGAGTAAGCGCTTATAATTAATAACAGTTAATTATCTACCGTGCGTGTAGATAGAAGTTAAGACCATACTCATTCAAAGTTGAGGTTTGAGTATCAACCTCGTattttatgatatgcttgttattataagttgaaatagactctagaagttgcttaccactgaccgagctttgtgaagctcattcttttctttcatgtttccttcccaggtagcaaaaggtgagaagttccagggtgatgctaaggtcaaggtctgccacaagccacagtcacACTTCCGGGGTTTTTAGAATTGTTGATGTAAACTttatagttaagtcttggagttgtataaacattacactGTTGTAATGAGCCTAATTaaatcagttgttgtttatctccttgtcttaaagtttactgagcgtaaagaggttcagatgggcagtaAGTAtaacaaaagggtggtatctgcggtTCCTCACGCCTCCCCTCGAGCTCAGGAGGCGGGCtcagggcggggtgtgacataagTATAGATTTGTTGATGACTTTTGTCCGCTTATGATTATGTTTTCAAGAGTTgcttttacaaaaattatatgTGTTTTAATTATCTCGAAATTTTAGAACTGCTCATGATTCATATTATTTTGTAGTCTTTAAGTTTATACAAAAAAATGTGAAAGCTTTtatataaatgtattttcttatGAACTTCTACCACTCGCTCGGCTTAAATTTTCCCTATAGATAGCATTTGAGGTTTTGATAGACCTATTTGAGTTGAAGTTTACCACCAGTTTTATACGACTATATAGTATTGCATATATAAATGTACTACTATGAGTTGATCTAGTATATAAAGTGGCTAGTTAGCCTttgttgtaaatatttagtaaacaaaagaaagaaaaaacttgCATACTCATCTTAAGTAGTTTTTATGAACTTATTTAAAATGTATTGATCTGAATTATATTTTAGAGAATTGTAAAAACACAGTGGTGTGGTGAGAATTGAGAAAGAATGTGATTTAAATACCCGTGAAataaaactaatataaatatatacatatataaacacatgcagatgaaagtggaaaaaaccctaaattgagAGAATTGAGAATCGCAGATGAAAATGGTGGGTGGTCCGGTACTCCATTGGCTCTGTTCATCATCATCTCCGTTGGCTCTGTTGATCCGGAATCGGAATGGAAATCGAATTCTCCTCTGCGGCGCATTCTCAGCATCCACCCTTGCACCTGAACTTGAAGAATCTACCCGACTCACCAACATCAATCTTGAAACCCAGCAGGCCAAGGTatacttcttttatttttctgttCTGTTTACCATTTTTTGTATGTGCAGTAGATGGGTAGGAAGGCATTAGTTGTGTGTACTTCTTGGTCTGTCTGACTTGTGATTCTGAAGGAGAATTGGGAGTCGTTCAAGTCATGGGTGTTGAAGTACGATAAGAGCTATAAGAGCTATAAGAGCGAGAAAGAGTTGTTGTATAAGTTTGAGGTATTCAGTAAAAGATTGAGATCGATCGAAGTGCAACAAGGAGAATAAGGGGTGTACCTTCAGGTTGAATGCCTTTTCAGACTTGACTACTGATGAGTATCCCAGAGGCCGTGTCCCTCGATATCCCGCTATCTTTAGAGTGATTGATCagtatatttattaattataatgccCCAAACTCCTCTCATTTCATATGTTTTCGTACTTTGTTTTGAGCCCTTGTCTGTTTCCTTTATAAATTATTGTTGATGTTTATGTGAGAGAACTTTGAAGGAGGCATGATGTATCTTTTAACTCTTATTATTATGCAAACAAACCCCTTCATTTCCACTTTCTTCACTGCagttcttctctcttttttttgcCATTTAAACAAATCATCCTTCATACAAATGACAATATCCATATAAGTTGAGTAAAAATATTGAATTCTTAAATTCAAATCCTAAATCTGTAGCACATTAGCAGTAATGGACGAAGGGTTTATAAGTTATGATCACATATCTCATACAAATACTTAGCTTACATATCTGCTAAAGGGAAAATATGTACTATGCTCAGCTAATGGCTAATTCTATTTCCTACGGTACATAAATCTTTGAGCTTTTTTGAGTGGGAGTTGGGACACGACACCTCATCAGCTACCACAAACAAAATTGATAGTTATTTAGCACTCAAGACAAACTGAATTAGATGGGACCATAAGATTTAGATTTAGCAGTcaggattttttttataaaaaaaatctcattttatctACTTCTAATTCACATTAAGTGataaagattttattttaattataaagaatgcattaccttcaaattttcaaataaaattaggTCCAAACTCTCAAGAGACcatctatttttgaaaaatctagGTAGTAATAATATTTGGATGttcaaaacaatattttataCAGCTCAATGTCAAAGGTTTAAACATTGGAATCTTTATTTTTCAACTAATTGCCACactatattttgtttatattttaatgggaaatctaataaaattgttttatgaGACAATTTCAAACGATATAAAGGTTAAAAATAAGttgtttgaaaaattgaaacaaaaatgcTTGAAACGTAAtctgaacttgaagttttgaGACGTAATTGGAACGtaccattttttttagtactctCTTTTTTTCTACACATACCGACGATTGGTTAATGAACCAATATTCAAACTATGAAATTTTTATATGGATGACCCAGATTTGATTGTGCCAATGTCGAATGACcttgaatttaataaaaatgaaaattttgcttACTTCACAAATTACAGACCGATGTTACCATTTCACATTTGAGAAAAGTcataaaatcacaaaaatttatatctttataAGAAGATCGTGATGCGTCTCAAAATCACGTTCATAGTCTCATCGATTTGCCTTAGGTGTGAACCTACAATCTCAAATTGGCAGGAAGGAGAAGTTAAGTTGGATGGTACTTTGTTACTAAGTAAGGTTAATAGTTGACAGCTTGACAAGTTAGACATCAATAAGCATCTCTAATTtaatcctttcttttttcttggagttctatttatttattattattattattttaaagaatgATCTATCTTATAATTGATCGTTGAAAATTTTAGTAGTGTGATATTgtattaattaatcatttatttttccacatttttttaaataaccgAATTTCAACATAGaactatttcaaaatgaataaaatctttgtaaaaatttaaatgacGATAATCACTCTAATATATCGTTAGTGGATACGAGCTTGGTATGCAATctgaaatttttaaaacactttttagACTCTCTTTTATCATGGTAAATATAATCTTCCATCAATAACCATTCGAATACAGATTCAAAATTTGTTTGCCTAATATATTGACTTCTTATTATGTTGGAAGCTGGAGTCATATTGTTTTGATCCATGAATTATAATTTCTCTTAAGAAAGAGACACGATAGGAGATGTTATGATAATATATTATCTTGTTCATGCATATAATTTATtgagaaatttatatttatgtgATTAACTAGGGTGCGGCCCTATATTTCCAAGGGATTGTGGCCCAATCAATATGACTTTGTTTCTTTCAATAGTTTCCGGGCTCACACTATTCTTTTGTGCATTTTCTTTATCAGCTAAAAAAACACTATGTTTGTATGTTGCAGCAAAGTTGGCGAAATGTTTTCCAAAATCTACCTAAAACTATAGACTGGAGGGAGAAAGGCGTCATGGCTCCAACCACACAACAATTTAACCATATGTGTAATTGAAATATACCCATTCTAGCAGCTTGCTAGATTTATACAGTCATAGCCGCCATAGAAGGCATACATCGGATCACAACTAGAAAGTTatcaaattttaatatgttATCCTTCACAACTCAAGTCCATTTGATTGTGGGTGCGGTACACCATTTGATTATGGGTGCGGTATAACCAAATTTGTTTTTGAATTCGCTATGAAAACTGGAATTCTAGAAGAATGtcaaacaaaaatttgattATGGGTGCGGAACAACTCAAGGCATATGACTTTCTTTGCTTTTAGTAGCTTCCACAGCTCacactattgtatgtgtgttttCTTTACCGGTTAAACAAACATTACATTTTTATGTTGCAGTAAAGTTGGTGAAATGTTTTCTAAAATCTACCTAAAACTGTAGACTGgatgtaacgaccggatccttacatcTTATGATCcaaccgctacgacatgcatacttagacttttctatcatgagatgagtttggtgaaaatttcaaagaacatatctcaattttattaattagatagaaaattatatataaaaaaagtttatttatccaaacaccaggatccataaaataatagcgtggtggtacaaaatgcatataccagtttgatggttggccatttgagcgacgtccaattctgTCATCTacgttgtgtccttacctacaaagtctgtaaaaatataggatgaatatataatatacccagtaagtagttctcacgtagggtagtgaccaaatgcacaatcacaagcaacatgtcatgaaaacatatgatcgggaccgaaaacgtataataacatgtggtggtcggttatgcttccaacataaatctctccgccctgataggaagatgaggacttaagcgaaaactaactCATCTGATGATCAGCGGGTCATGTAGTCAGTAaagccagagtcgcatccaacatcaaccattagcataaacataatatcggactagaggggtgcaaccatacataccctgctagtccctagcataaacataacgtaagattaagcctggaggggtgcaaccatacatgccctgccagcccctgccagccctggaagcataaatttctccgccctgataggaagatgaggacttaagcggaaactaacccatctgatgattagcgggtcatgcagtcagtagggtcagagttgcatccaacatcaaccattaacataaacgtaagatcagattggaagcataacttacacctaattaaaacNcattaacataaacgtaagatcagattggaagcataacttacacctaattaaaacttgattttaacgtaatcgtgaacaaacataatgcatggggtcccttgtaaagaaacgtgttctaaacatgtaatgcaatataacaattaacataaccatgcaacataataaaggtacactaccatagaacacttaaagagagggtgagataaactacttaccgtGATCTAGTTATctcttattattctttatgatttgatcagtagagcttaacctttttaaactagaaggaaatttggacagcaccttacccgagcttttctcttttaacctcacaaaacttcctcactcacacttactctttcacacgattctttgttactgagatttgtttgagaatagTTTAAATCTTtaggcaaagggtcctatttatagtagttttcaactcttctcagtgtgacaaatcatcctaTAGGTGGCTTCTTTAgaattacttagggtttaaggattcctctcaataagattttggctaacgtttgcccttacatcatcattctttatttgtattcaattttagggtttttcaatgtataatctataagatcgtggccaaattcaacgcataatccacgcttctgtccaaatctcactctctttgttcttagaatctcgctctcttcagctTTCTCGTTGGTTTGGCTCTCGCGACTTCCGCTCTTGCTCTCACTATCGCTGGTCgcgctctcgctcttgctgGTCTCGATCGTGCTCTTCGCTCTCACTGCTCTCAGCTTTCTTGCTacaattctcgctctctccgattttccttcaatctcgctttctccagggatctcgctctctctactctcgccaGCCTCAATCTCGCTAGCCTTGCTCGCTAGGGTTTCTcactctccaattttctcttcaatcgCACAACTCTCTTCTcagtatctcgctctctccagttttctcgctgcaattctcgctctctccaattttccttcaatctcactctctctactctcgctttctccaattttctctttaaatcttgttctctccaggaatctcgttctctccactctcgctagttttcacgtgtggttgccttcactgcttgtggatttcacttcctctttttaactctttcaaattttaagagtatatgggcattcacctccaattcttccaatgagtagtgtccaaacaaaagttatctactgcccgttgtctctgaattagctagcgtccaacttccaATTAATCATTCTACTCggattcattatttttggataatgaataaattttcaattaatcaaataaatttccaatttccaattattcattttttttccttctaaatttccaccccttcaaataaaattttgtccgacttaatatttgacatttaatttcctgtatgcgtacaaatctgggtcgTTACACTGGAGGTCGTTGTGGCTCCAGCCAGAAAATAATATAAGGGTACGTCTTCCTTAATTCTTTTAGGATTGATGCAGCCGCAGCCGTAGCCACTGTAGAAAGCATACATCATATCAGTACTTGAAAGCTAATCAAATTTTCTGAATAGGATGCTATCTTTCATAACTCAATTCCATTTGATTAGGGCGGtaaacccaattttttttttttttttttttttttttggaatttgttaTGAAAACTAGAATTCTAGAAGAAAGTCGATTTCAAATAGACCTACCGgaacaaaaaaataaaggtAAAATATTTCACTTTtgactaaaaaaattatttttgttattactaatcaatttcttttatatatatttagcgAATCAAAATAGATAGTTGCAGATTACTTTCACAAAAACTTTTATAATCTCGTTCAGTAACCGCCTTTGTGTATAGCTATTAGGAGTAATTACCACAAATTCACTCATTATATGTGATaagataaaaattaatattgtaatttaatctatatttatttaattttctactTGATTTAACACCAAATAGTTATTAACTCTTAAATTTTGTAGGGAGTGTATAATGGTCCTTTTAGAGAATCATTGGACCACGACATGACGGTGGTACGATACACCGTTAttagtatattttaaaaaaattatggggATCCAATTGGGGAAGATGGTTTCATAAGGATAGCCAGGAGGTGGCACGATCAAATGAACTAATCtttttggtaaccatttttttttaatgaaacttacttttgttttttttttttttttgagtgttATGATTAGAGCGTAACAGAAACCAGATGTGGATCAAAAGATCCAACTTACTATAATTTGTAAGAATTTTTGTAATCAAACTTCCTATATTTTGGCTATCCAATTTAATTTCAGTCCATTTATTTCAAAGTaccaatttaataaataaagttaTGTTTTAGAGCtactttcaaaataatttttattaaaactgTTTAAACAATAACAATCATTTACAATTATGATAAAAAGTTAAAACATAATGCAAATATCtttctaaaatttatattcGCAGAAATTATAAGAATactttatatacatatataaacatttatttaaatctttatgttta
This window contains:
- the LOC120070224 gene encoding uncharacterized protein LOC120070224, whose amino-acid sequence is MKMVGGPVLHWLCSSSSPLALLIRNRNGNRILLCGAFSASTLAPELEESTRLTNINLETQQAKENWESFKSWVLKYDKSYKSYKSEKELLYKFEVFSKRLRSIEVQQGE